From Mytilus edulis chromosome 8, xbMytEdul2.2, whole genome shotgun sequence, one genomic window encodes:
- the LOC139486701 gene encoding uncharacterized protein has translation MDLSFPIGTSANDGIPKHTYMGDPFTLHYPATDRLVQLLNEKGPNCLLYKVDIKRYYRWSPVDPYDYHLLGLVWNHKLYFDTKIPFGLRTGAMAAQRTTNAIMYMYRNMGYNGVNYIDDLGSAEMTEFAGNGFHILQTLIDDLGFKVAEQKCCAPDTNMIFLGKQFDTVNKTISIPNDKLCEIKGVIEKLLTKKTITRKKLESIIGKLSYIADCIRSAELFIARLLALLRTVPRKGHHINLNGEAKKDLKWFLKFMTRFNGKTTIPEHIWTKPDQLIQTDASLLGIGGIFFIKVASLSTFIVIYIHLGQVIILVFKNFWLS, from the coding sequence ATGGACTTATCATTTCCCATAGGTACCTCAGCCAATGATGGCATACCAAAACATACTTACATGGGTGACCCATTTACATTACATTACCCTGCCACTGATCGCTTAGTACAGCTTTTAAACGAAAAGGGTCCCAACTGTCTATTGTACAAAGTGGACATAAAGAGATATTACCGTTGGTCACCGGTTGATCCCTATGATTATCATTTGTTAGGACTAGTCTGGAATCACAAGTTATACTTTGACACTAAAATTCCCTTCGGTTTGCGTACAGGGGCTATGGCAGCACAAAGGACCACGAATgctataatgtacatgtacagaaACATGGGTTACAATGGTGTTAATTATATAGACGATTTAGGTTCAGCTGAAATGACAGAATTTGCCGGGAATGGTTTTCACATTCTCCAAACCTTAATAGATGATCTTGGTTTTAAAGTTGCAGAGCAAAAGTGTTGTGCACCTGACACAAATATGATATTTCTTGGAAAACAATTTGACACAGTAAACAAGACAATTTCCATTCCCAATGACAAATTATGTGAAATAAAAGGAGTTATTGAGAAATTATTGACTAAGAAAACTATCACAAGAAAAAAGCTTGAATCAATTATTGGAAAATTGTCCTACATAGCTGATTGTATTAGATCTGCAGAGTTATTCATTGCGCGCTTGCTTGCTCTACTCAGAACTGTACCGCGCAAAGGTCATCACATTAATTTGAATGGTGAAGCCAAAAAAGACTTGAAATggtttttaaaattcatgacaAGGTTCAATGGAAAAACCACAATTCCAGAGCATATCTGGACCAAACCGGACCAATTAATACAAACTGATGCGTCTTTATTAGGAATaggtggtattttttttataaaagttgcaTCACTGAGTACTTTCATTGTGATATACATACATCTTGGTCAGGTCATCATATTAGTGTTTAAGAACTTCTGGCTGTCCTGA